In Zingiber officinale cultivar Zhangliang chromosome 1A, Zo_v1.1, whole genome shotgun sequence, the DNA window TTATGGGTTTTATTCTACAATCATGTTTACTAATTGATCAAATTGATTAAGAAGGGCGTTGGAGTAGCTTGGTAAATTTGTTTTGCTAGGTTATGATAAATTAGCATTCAGCAGAATAgatatttggatttcttcttcaaatcacaCAGTAATATTTCTCTTGTCATTGGTGAAACAATCAATCCACTCTCAGTATAACTTCCACAACAGAAAATTTTATGTTATTTGCCTACTACCAATGCAGTTTAACTGATTTTACATTGACTAAACAAGGTTGATTTTATTTAGGTATCAAACTCTCCCATTTGTTTTAGATATTACATGTCTTGTTTGTTAATTTCTCCAAACCATTATTTCTCAATTTGTTAATAAGGAAACTCATGTTAGCATAGTCATGATCAGAGCCTAATTATAGTTTACAATTATCTGAGTGTTATTGATTAACTGTTCTGTCCTTTCTtctggttcttttttttttaaaatttgtgcactcatttagatggtttattattcttgttgtgaTGAATTCAGGTCTAGTGAAAATACTGAAGAAGTATGACAAGAGAACAGGAGCACTTATCAGGCAGCCCTTCATCGAAAAGGTGCTGCAGCAGCCATTCTTTACAACTGATCTCCTATACAAACTCGTGAAGGAGTGTGTGGCTATGCTAGACCACCTCTTCCCCAGCAACAACCTGTCAATTTCAGCAGAATGCGACGGACAAAATGGAGTGCCAAAGCCGGCACAATCAAGTGGGAGGGTTccggagttggaggagattaaaTATATGCAGAGCTTATACATGAAGAGCACCGTAGTAGCGCTGCGGTCCTTGAAACATATTAGGAGCAAAAGTTCAACAATCAAAATAgattagaaaatctcgtgttatattgttctacctttgttttaatagtattatcattttgttggttgcttatgaaattttgttggttgcttatgaaatttcttcagaatgttatagatattatttttgaatgttaaaaaattgtatattaaattttattttgaaatttagtattttgaatgatttataatattggaaaattgtgtattaattttttttatttttttatcgaaaaaagacaacggtttttcaccgttgttgtagatagtttaaaattgttgttga includes these proteins:
- the LOC121996788 gene encoding SPX domain-containing protein 1-like; translated protein: MSRKQKAVNLHHHLIQKTHRLILQCLVKILKKYDKRTGALIRQPFIEKVLQQPFFTTDLLYKLVKECVAMLDHLFPSNNLSISAECDGQNGVPKPAQSSGRVPELEEIKYMQSLYMKSTVVALRSLKHIRSKSSTIKID